The Bacillota bacterium LX-D genome has a window encoding:
- a CDS encoding phage tail protein: MADNFGLKIGVEGEREFKKALSDINQNFKVLGSEMQLVTSQFDKNDKSVQALTSRNEVLNKGIDAQKEKISMLKAALDNAASSFGENDKRTQNWQIQLNKAQAELNGMEGELADNEKSLQDVNRGYNDAGQKVDEFGNVVEESTADVEKSSGKLEKLGSVLKGIGVAMGAAFAAVGTAAVGAAKALTDMTVGASQYADDIITMSTVTGMSTESLQAYQYAAELVDTSMETLTGSMARNIRSMTSAQAGTGSTAAAYKALGISVTDASGNLRDSETVYWEAIDALGNVSNETERDALAMQLFGKSAQELNPLIAQGSEGIQQLTEEAKAMGAVMSQESLESLAKFDDSMQRLKSGGEAAKNVLGMVLLPQLQILADDGVSLLGDFTRGLNEANGDWTKISEVIGNTVGGLVNMIMEQLPQIIELAMSIVSSIGGAIVDNLPMLVDAASQIVMTLLQGLISALPGITEGALQLVLALVNGIIANLPAIVEAAVQMIATLVNGIAQALPELIPAAVSAVTQIVTALIENLPLLLDAALQLVLGLAQGIVDAIPVLIESLPAVIDALIQFVTDAIPQIVAVIPEIVQALVTVITENIPQIVQAGVALFVSLIQALPTIITQILEAVPQIIDGIVGAVLDALPQIVQAGIDLLTALVEALPEIIDAIVEAIPKIIDSILTAVFEAIPLIVDAGIKLFIALIDNLPMIISTIVAAIPKIITSLVNAILGNIDKIILAGVQLLVALIANLPTIIVEVVKAIPQIIVAIVKAIVKSVPELAKAGLELIKGLWKGINDAAAWLWEKISGFFGDVMSKIKKFFGINSPSTVFAGLGENMGLGIGVGFERAMERVGEDMKNAIPTDFDVDAGLNLSGSLARDARGLSANGTTINQSISVVTPKALSEKELVREFKNLSRKLALEY; this comes from the coding sequence ATGGCAGACAATTTTGGCTTGAAAATCGGCGTCGAGGGCGAGCGTGAGTTCAAAAAAGCGCTCTCGGATATCAACCAGAACTTCAAGGTTCTCGGTTCGGAGATGCAGCTTGTCACCAGCCAGTTTGATAAAAACGACAAGTCTGTGCAAGCGCTCACCTCCCGGAATGAGGTTCTCAACAAGGGAATCGACGCCCAGAAAGAAAAAATCTCTATGCTGAAAGCCGCGCTGGATAATGCCGCGTCCTCCTTCGGAGAAAACGACAAGCGCACGCAGAACTGGCAGATTCAGCTGAACAAGGCGCAGGCTGAGCTCAACGGCATGGAGGGCGAACTCGCGGATAACGAGAAGTCTCTCCAGGATGTTAATCGCGGCTATAACGACGCCGGACAGAAAGTCGATGAATTCGGCAACGTTGTCGAAGAGTCAACCGCCGATGTGGAGAAATCCTCTGGTAAACTTGAAAAACTCGGCTCGGTACTCAAAGGCATCGGCGTTGCGATGGGAGCAGCGTTTGCGGCTGTAGGCACAGCTGCGGTCGGAGCGGCTAAGGCCCTTACGGATATGACCGTTGGCGCATCGCAGTACGCGGACGATATCATCACCATGTCTACTGTCACCGGTATGAGCACCGAATCGCTCCAGGCGTATCAGTATGCTGCCGAATTGGTCGACACCTCGATGGAAACCTTGACGGGCAGCATGGCCCGGAATATACGCTCAATGACCTCCGCCCAGGCTGGTACAGGCAGCACTGCGGCAGCGTATAAGGCGCTGGGTATATCCGTCACCGACGCCAGCGGCAACCTCCGCGATTCGGAGACAGTGTATTGGGAAGCCATTGATGCATTGGGGAACGTATCCAACGAAACCGAGCGGGACGCCCTTGCCATGCAGCTTTTCGGTAAATCGGCTCAGGAATTGAATCCTTTGATCGCACAGGGCTCGGAGGGAATCCAGCAGCTGACTGAAGAAGCCAAGGCTATGGGTGCCGTTATGAGCCAGGAATCGCTGGAGTCCCTCGCTAAGTTTGACGATTCTATGCAACGGCTCAAGTCCGGCGGCGAAGCGGCCAAGAACGTCCTCGGTATGGTGCTCCTGCCACAGCTTCAGATTCTCGCCGATGACGGTGTAAGCCTGCTGGGTGATTTCACCCGGGGTCTGAATGAGGCCAACGGCGACTGGACGAAGATCAGCGAGGTAATCGGCAATACAGTGGGCGGTCTGGTAAACATGATCATGGAGCAGCTCCCGCAGATTATCGAGCTGGCAATGAGCATCGTATCCAGCATCGGCGGGGCTATCGTGGACAATCTCCCCATGTTGGTAGACGCAGCGTCACAGATTGTCATGACCCTGCTTCAAGGGCTGATTTCTGCTTTACCCGGTATCACGGAGGGCGCTCTCCAGCTTGTTCTGGCATTAGTGAACGGCATCATCGCCAATCTTCCCGCCATCGTGGAAGCGGCGGTGCAAATGATTGCGACGCTGGTCAACGGCATCGCGCAGGCGCTGCCCGAACTTATTCCGGCTGCCGTGTCTGCCGTAACTCAGATCGTGACTGCTCTCATCGAAAACCTGCCTCTGCTCCTTGACGCGGCACTCCAGCTGGTGCTCGGTCTGGCGCAGGGCATCGTCGACGCAATCCCGGTTCTGATTGAGTCTCTGCCAGCCGTCATCGATGCGCTGATCCAGTTTGTCACCGATGCTATTCCGCAGATTGTCGCGGTCATTCCGGAGATTGTTCAGGCACTGGTCACGGTGATCACCGAGAATATACCCCAAATCGTACAGGCGGGTGTTGCGCTTTTCGTATCCCTCATTCAGGCGCTTCCCACTATCATCACGCAGATATTGGAAGCTGTGCCGCAGATCATCGACGGAATCGTTGGCGCTGTGCTGGACGCACTGCCGCAGATCGTGCAGGCAGGCATTGACTTGCTGACCGCTCTGGTGGAGGCACTGCCCGAAATCATTGACGCGATTGTAGAGGCTATACCAAAAATCATCGACAGTATCCTGACCGCTGTATTTGAAGCGATACCACTAATCGTCGATGCGGGTATCAAACTTTTTATCGCCCTCATTGATAACCTGCCCATGATCATTTCTACCATCGTGGCGGCGATCCCGAAAATCATCACTTCGCTGGTAAATGCCATTCTCGGGAACATTGACAAGATTATTCTCGCAGGTGTGCAGCTGCTGGTGGCTCTGATTGCAAACCTTCCGACGATCATCGTGGAGGTCGTAAAGGCCATCCCTCAGATCATCGTTGCCATCGTTAAGGCAATTGTGAAAAGTGTACCCGAGTTGGCCAAGGCTGGACTTGAACTGATCAAGGGATTGTGGAAAGGAATCAACGACGCGGCCGCATGGCTGTGGGAGAAAATATCCGGCTTCTTTGGGGACGTGATGAGCAAGATCAAGAAGTTCTTCGGCATCAATTCTCCGTCCACTGTATTTGCTGGACTCGGTGAAAATATGGGCCTCGGTATCGGCGTGGGCTTTGAGCGGGCTATGGAACGCGTCGGCGAAGATATGAAGAACGCTATTCCTACAGACTTCGATGTGGATGCCGGGCTCAACTTATCCGGCTCCCTTGCACGGGACGCTAGAGGCTTGAGCGCAAACGGCACTACCATTAACCAGAGCATTTCCGTGGTCACGCCAAAGGCGCTGTCTGAAAAGGAACTGGTGCGGGAATTCAAGAATCTCTCACGCAAGCTGGCACTGGAATATTAA
- a CDS encoding phage tail family protein, with product MELTYINANGKSITLKQGRPYFLKKIDGIGDIRQTVNTFKAPDQDGAFYISSTLDMRNITLEGTVIADTPDEAYAQRHHFLQIFSPKVSGTLLYRERQITCVVEEAGFTISTRQRIPSFFVSLLCPSPFFETQDEVREELASWIPLFEFELELPESGMEFGMRQPSQIITVDNIGDVSCGCEIVFRALGTVTNPELLNMDTGEYIRLLTTMNTGDELRVYTHFAGKRVVSVNGTTVTNAFSLLDTGSAFFQLAAGVNTLRYDASVNMELLEVSIYYRPQFLGV from the coding sequence ATGGAACTAACCTATATCAATGCGAATGGCAAAAGCATTACGCTCAAACAGGGCCGCCCGTATTTTCTTAAGAAGATAGACGGCATAGGCGACATACGCCAGACCGTCAACACTTTCAAAGCGCCGGATCAGGACGGTGCTTTTTATATATCCTCTACGCTGGATATGCGCAATATTACGTTGGAAGGCACAGTCATAGCGGACACGCCTGATGAAGCCTATGCGCAAAGGCACCACTTTCTTCAAATTTTCAGTCCCAAGGTGAGTGGAACGCTTCTGTACCGGGAGCGGCAAATTACCTGTGTTGTAGAGGAGGCAGGCTTTACGATTTCCACGCGGCAGCGGATACCCAGCTTCTTTGTCAGTCTGCTCTGCCCGTCGCCCTTCTTTGAGACACAGGATGAAGTGCGTGAAGAACTGGCGTCCTGGATACCGCTGTTCGAATTTGAACTGGAGCTGCCCGAAAGCGGCATGGAATTCGGAATGCGCCAGCCGAGCCAGATCATCACGGTAGACAACATCGGCGACGTTTCCTGTGGCTGTGAAATTGTTTTTCGGGCTCTGGGAACGGTGACGAATCCTGAACTGCTGAACATGGACACCGGGGAGTACATCCGTCTCCTTACGACGATGAACACCGGAGATGAACTCAGGGTATACACCCATTTCGCCGGCAAACGTGTCGTCAGCGTCAACGGCACAACAGTGACAAACGCTTTCTCACTATTGGATACCGGTTCGGCGTTCTTTCAGCTTGCCGCCGGAGTTAATACTCTGCGCTACGACGCTTCAGTCAATATGGAGCTGCTGGAGGTCAGCATATATTACCGTCCGCAGTTTTTGGGGGTGTGA
- a CDS encoding siphovirus ReqiPepy6 Gp37-like family protein has product MELYIYNQNRELTGIVESFEYLRWTRRYSQCGSFELKAIATPENTALLQEGNFIWKNDDEEAGIIEHLEMAQAEKEIITASGRFATSLLSRRILWQTEVLSGDLADCVEQLINHNLISPSDAARKIDGIVFSSPNLSVPVSTQISYRNLMDTVTELCTASDIGIKTVFTPATRIFTVTLYKGADSQAVFSKEYENLTEQSYTESAADYANTALIGGEGEGESRTFAAITSGSGETRHEIFVDAKDLQEADFGTGYNDALIFRGQSKLSEQGIRYSFDTSVNPHGNLTYKIDFDLGQTVKVISKAWGVSMTTRITEVEETYDADGLNISVVFGKAELTIAQKIRSDMSEVKTALSAPTGIAQVAEALDTVAGTLGDLSEVDPDIQGETFTDTVNNLFGKLPALEITVGAGTISAGQYALHNMAAGDAFYFTSWSGNKFSDQPSDDGHVFLVKHNGDNTGTGYQRAMGFFISRNTMTFYVISLFVYNNPSGTANWLGFPLGALTDIAAAVRGSTFAASINNVYNAPVSGTRIANGGVTTAKMAQEADTSLTYSLGSGVTMGYNMSFVNKGVVSIGMQINVGSSGVASGGTILTITNANFYPYSTVRSVATAVGGNGTNMPITINASGVVANAAASTLPTGYYLISCSYARA; this is encoded by the coding sequence ATGGAACTGTATATTTACAATCAAAACCGGGAGCTTACAGGTATCGTGGAATCCTTTGAATACCTGCGATGGACGAGACGTTATTCACAGTGCGGCTCCTTTGAACTGAAAGCCATCGCGACGCCGGAAAACACCGCACTTCTACAAGAAGGAAACTTCATCTGGAAGAACGACGATGAGGAAGCCGGAATCATTGAGCATCTCGAAATGGCTCAGGCGGAGAAAGAAATTATTACGGCAAGCGGCCGCTTTGCTACCTCATTACTCTCCCGCCGTATTTTATGGCAAACCGAGGTACTATCCGGAGATCTCGCCGACTGCGTTGAGCAGCTAATAAATCATAACCTAATCAGCCCCTCTGACGCGGCAAGGAAAATCGATGGCATCGTCTTCTCGTCTCCGAACCTTAGCGTGCCCGTCAGTACTCAGATATCGTACCGAAACCTGATGGATACAGTAACAGAACTATGCACTGCATCGGATATTGGAATTAAAACCGTATTTACCCCGGCTACACGTATCTTTACCGTAACGCTGTATAAGGGCGCTGATTCTCAGGCAGTGTTCTCCAAGGAATATGAGAATCTGACGGAACAGAGCTATACCGAGAGCGCGGCGGATTACGCCAATACTGCTCTCATCGGCGGCGAAGGTGAAGGAGAAAGCCGAACATTTGCCGCCATTACAAGCGGCTCCGGCGAGACCCGGCACGAAATATTTGTGGACGCCAAAGACCTGCAGGAAGCAGACTTCGGTACAGGTTATAATGATGCACTGATTTTTCGGGGACAGAGTAAGCTGAGCGAACAGGGAATCCGTTATTCGTTCGACACATCGGTGAACCCTCACGGCAACTTAACCTACAAGATTGATTTCGACCTTGGACAGACCGTCAAAGTTATCTCCAAGGCATGGGGCGTATCGATGACGACGCGTATCACCGAAGTTGAAGAAACCTATGACGCAGACGGTTTGAACATCAGCGTTGTATTCGGAAAGGCTGAGCTTACAATCGCGCAGAAGATCCGTTCCGACATGAGCGAGGTCAAAACGGCGCTATCGGCTCCGACCGGCATAGCTCAGGTGGCGGAAGCGCTGGACACAGTGGCTGGAACACTGGGAGATCTGTCGGAGGTGGACCCAGATATTCAAGGAGAAACCTTTACAGATACAGTGAACAACCTATTTGGAAAACTTCCCGCGCTTGAAATAACTGTGGGTGCGGGTACTATTTCGGCGGGCCAGTACGCCCTGCACAACATGGCAGCAGGAGATGCCTTTTATTTTACTTCGTGGAGCGGCAACAAATTCAGCGACCAGCCGAGTGACGACGGGCATGTTTTTCTGGTTAAGCACAATGGTGACAATACAGGAACGGGTTACCAGAGAGCAATGGGCTTCTTTATATCCCGAAATACCATGACGTTTTATGTAATTTCTCTTTTCGTATACAACAATCCGTCGGGCACGGCGAACTGGCTAGGCTTCCCGCTCGGCGCGCTTACAGACATAGCTGCTGCAGTTCGGGGGAGCACATTTGCTGCCAGCATTAACAATGTCTATAACGCGCCGGTGTCAGGGACGAGGATTGCAAACGGTGGTGTCACTACTGCAAAGATGGCTCAGGAAGCTGATACATCCCTCACTTACTCGCTTGGTAGCGGCGTGACCATGGGCTATAATATGTCATTTGTGAATAAGGGCGTTGTTTCAATCGGAATGCAGATTAATGTGGGTTCTTCAGGGGTTGCCTCTGGCGGCACGATTTTAACAATCACGAACGCGAACTTTTACCCCTATTCGACGGTTCGCTCGGTAGCGACTGCGGTGGGTGGCAACGGTACCAATATGCCGATTACAATCAACGCGAGCGGCGTGGTGGCGAATGCCGCTGCGTCCACTCTGCCTACGGGCTATTACCTAATATCCTGCTCTTACGCGAGGGCTTAA